The following nucleotide sequence is from Deltaproteobacteria bacterium.
GTATCCTTCCGGTTTCAGGTAGACCCCGATCCTGAGGAGGATTATTCCTTCCTGCCGGGGGATGGCTTCTCCCTGCGGCGCGGTCAGGATTTCGAGCACGTTGCCGCCCCGCGTCCACTTGACCTTCGTATGGGCGTAGTTTTCCAGGATCCAGGCCGGTATGAACACCTCGTCCTTGACGGCGAGCCCCTTGGCGTCGAGCGGGAGGCCGTCGACGAGGATGGCGATGTCCGGATTCGCGAGGGCGGCGGAGCACAGCAGGAGGAGGATGAGGACTGCGGCCGGCAATCCGGCGCAGCGGGGTATCGGCTTCATGGGGACCTCCAGGCGTTCGCCCCAATGATACTTCCGTTCGGTTCCTTTGTGTTATGTTTAAAATTTACGATCGTGAATAATCGCTTCAGAGGCGTCCGGAAATTGAAACGAAAGATGCTCTTCCTGCTGGCCCATCCCGACGATGAAACATTCGGGCCGGGAGGCACCATCGCGAAATATTCGGCCGAGGGGGTTGCCGTATATCTTGCGGTGGCCACGAAGGGGCAGGCGGGAATGGCGGGGGATCCTCCTCTCACCGACAGGGAGCACCTGGGAGAAGTACGCGCCGCGGAGCTGATGTGCGCAGCAGGGGTTCTCGGAATACGGAAAGTCGCTTTCCTGGGCTTCGAGGATGGGCGGCTCGTCCAAACACCACTGGACTGCCTCGTGGAGAAATGCGTCGAGCAGATACGCCGGGTGCGGCCCCATGTGGTCGTCGGTTTCGGTCCGGAAGGCGTGTCCCGCCATCCCGACCACATGGCGATGTCGCGGGCGGCGGCGGAGGCGTTCGATGCGGCGGCGGACCCTTCGCGGTTTCCCGGACAGCTCGTGAACGGAGTTACTGCGTGGGCGTCCGCGAAGTTGTACCGGATCGAGGTCGAAAGGGAGATATTGGAACATTGGAACGTACCGTTCGCGGGCGTTCCGCGGAAAGAGATCACCACCGTCGTCGACACTTCGTCCTATGTAGATACGAAAATCGAAGCGTTCGGATGCCACCGAACCCAGTCGAAGGATTCCGCGAGGATTCTTGCCCGGGAGGGATACCGCGAGTTCGCGCGCAGGGAAACATTCGTGCTCGCGAAGTCCCGTCTTCCTCGCGTGAACCTGCCGGAAATCGACATGTTCGACGGGATACCGGACGAGCCCCGGTGAGAAATGCGGGCCAGGAGGTGTAACCGGCGATGAAAGTGGGAATCTTCGGGCGGGACGGGTCGGGCAAAAGCACTCTTTTCCGGGCGCTGGCCAGCGGAGGGGAGGCCCCTTCCCGGGGGCAGTCGGCGGGGCTTTGCACGATACGGGTTCCCGACGACCGTGTGGACCGGCTCGCGGGGGTTTTTCATCCCAGGAAAGTGACGCA
It contains:
- a CDS encoding PIG-L family deacetylase — encoded protein: MKRKMLFLLAHPDDETFGPGGTIAKYSAEGVAVYLAVATKGQAGMAGDPPLTDREHLGEVRAAELMCAAGVLGIRKVAFLGFEDGRLVQTPLDCLVEKCVEQIRRVRPHVVVGFGPEGVSRHPDHMAMSRAAAEAFDAAADPSRFPGQLVNGVTAWASAKLYRIEVEREILEHWNVPFAGVPRKEITTVVDTSSYVDTKIEAFGCHRTQSKDSARILAREGYREFARRETFVLAKSRLPRVNLPEIDMFDGIPDEPR